One genomic window of Roseateles sp. DAIF2 includes the following:
- a CDS encoding efflux RND transporter periplasmic adaptor subunit, with protein MKSDDMATQGNDRKRGGGAKKRAALRWGAAALLLALAAFGIKRLWFTAEPRPQVATAAVTRADIEDTVLATGTIGAAQLVSVGAQVTGQVKRLHVQLGDAVKQGQPIAEIDALPQQNALRNAQAQVQSAEAQLRAKQAALAQAGLVAKRQRELVAADAGARADLESAEATLATTQAEIEALQAQIRQAKVAESTAELNLSYTRVTAPMDGVVVAIVTEQGQTVNANQSAPTLIKLARLDLMTVKAQISEADVPRVKAGMPVYFSLLGEPDRRIEASLRAVEPGPTTIATDASGSSSSSGSGGSSASGTSAIYYNGIFDVPNPDGRLRINMTAQTTIVLATAKKALSLPSAALGPRARDGSYRVRVLQGDGQIVEKKVRVGLNNRVTAEVLDGLTEGEQVVTTEAVAGAGPSMGRRGGVRMF; from the coding sequence ATGAAGAGCGACGACATGGCGACCCAAGGCAATGACAGGAAGCGCGGCGGCGGCGCGAAGAAGCGGGCGGCGCTGCGCTGGGGCGCAGCGGCCTTGCTGCTGGCGCTGGCGGCCTTCGGCATCAAGCGGCTCTGGTTCACGGCGGAGCCCCGGCCGCAGGTGGCCACCGCAGCGGTGACGCGCGCCGACATCGAGGACACGGTGCTGGCCACCGGCACCATCGGCGCGGCCCAGCTGGTCAGCGTCGGCGCCCAGGTGACCGGCCAGGTCAAGCGGCTGCATGTGCAGCTGGGCGACGCGGTCAAGCAGGGCCAGCCGATCGCCGAGATCGACGCGCTGCCGCAGCAGAACGCGCTGCGCAATGCGCAGGCCCAGGTGCAGAGCGCCGAGGCCCAGCTGCGCGCCAAGCAGGCGGCGCTGGCCCAGGCCGGCCTGGTGGCGAAGCGCCAGCGCGAGCTGGTGGCGGCCGATGCCGGCGCGCGCGCCGACCTCGAGAGCGCCGAGGCCACGCTGGCGACCACCCAGGCCGAGATCGAGGCGCTGCAGGCGCAGATCCGCCAGGCCAAGGTGGCCGAGAGCACGGCGGAGCTGAACCTGTCCTACACCCGGGTGACCGCGCCGATGGACGGCGTGGTCGTCGCGATCGTCACCGAGCAGGGCCAGACGGTGAACGCCAACCAGTCGGCGCCCACTCTCATCAAGCTGGCGCGGCTGGACCTGATGACGGTGAAGGCGCAGATCTCCGAGGCCGATGTGCCGCGCGTCAAGGCCGGCATGCCGGTCTACTTCAGCCTGCTGGGCGAGCCGGACCGCCGCATCGAGGCCAGCCTGCGCGCGGTGGAGCCCGGCCCGACGACGATCGCTACTGATGCCAGCGGCTCCAGCAGCAGCTCGGGCAGCGGCGGCAGCAGCGCGTCGGGCACCAGCGCGATCTACTACAACGGCATCTTCGACGTGCCCAACCCGGACGGCCGGCTGCGCATCAACATGACCGCGCAGACCACCATCGTGCTGGCCACCGCCAAGAAGGCGCTGAGCCTGCCCAGCGCGGCGCTGGGGCCGCGCGCGCGCGACGGCAGCTACCGCGTGCGCGTGCTGCAGGGCGACGGCCAGATCGTCGAGAAGAAGGTGCGGGTGGGCCTGAACAACCGGGTCACGGCCGAGGTGCTGGACGGCCTGACGGAGGGCGAGCAGGTGGTCACCACCGAGGCGGTGGCCGGGGCCGGCCCGTCGATGGGCCGCCGCGGCGGCGTGCGGATGTTTTGA
- a CDS encoding helix-turn-helix domain-containing protein: MAPSSPSPLCPAAARQACTGAPHAKEEETADGGPQSYHLLQAAVGPLALEPRALFAWCVDGVVTGLLPHRRYAQASRAARAAGLSESALTRRLATLAALDANPVAELMRGDPDDRSFQHRWNGYNRLAPLGVRTRLADGASVRLEERRTAPGIADDEFRRITVTACAASLRRLGDAGPSDDGLRRAWRALGLRGGCIPELLDALRLAPEADLARSATELGCSTRTLQRQLGRAGLSHGQLRRAVRLSLAGCALRGAASLTEIAHAAGFYDSAHFAHAWHRACGITPSDYRALSLA, encoded by the coding sequence ATGGCCCCGTCCTCGCCTTCACCACTGTGCCCAGCCGCGGCGCGGCAGGCTTGTACCGGCGCGCCACATGCGAAGGAAGAAGAAACCGCCGATGGCGGGCCGCAGAGCTATCACCTGCTGCAGGCCGCGGTCGGCCCGCTGGCACTGGAGCCGCGGGCCCTGTTCGCCTGGTGCGTGGACGGCGTCGTCACCGGCCTGCTGCCGCACCGGCGCTATGCGCAGGCCAGCCGTGCCGCGCGCGCCGCCGGTCTGAGCGAGAGCGCGCTGACGCGGCGCCTGGCGACGCTGGCCGCGCTGGATGCCAATCCGGTGGCCGAGCTGATGCGCGGCGACCCCGACGACCGGAGCTTCCAACACCGCTGGAACGGCTACAACCGGCTGGCGCCGCTGGGCGTGCGCACCCGGCTGGCGGACGGAGCATCAGTGCGGCTCGAGGAACGCCGTACCGCACCGGGCATCGCCGATGACGAGTTCCGCCGCATCACGGTGACGGCCTGTGCGGCCAGCCTGCGACGCTTGGGCGATGCTGGCCCAAGCGACGACGGCCTGCGGCGCGCCTGGCGGGCGCTGGGCCTGCGCGGCGGCTGCATCCCCGAGTTGCTGGACGCGCTGCGTCTCGCCCCCGAGGCCGATCTCGCGCGCAGCGCCACCGAGCTGGGCTGCAGCACCCGCACCCTGCAGCGCCAGCTCGGCCGCGCCGGCCTGAGCCACGGTCAGCTGCGCCGGGCGGTACGCCTGAGCCTGGCGGGCTGCGCGCTGCGCGGGGCGGCGTCGCTGACCGAGATCGCCCATGCGGCGGGCTTCTACGACTCCGCGCATTTCGCCCATGCCTGGCACCGGGCCTGCGGCATCACGCCCTCGGACTACCGGGCACTGAGCCTGGCCTGA
- a CDS encoding efflux transporter outer membrane subunit produces MRLAFRPFAILPLASLLLAGCVNLAPAYQRPPPAVPTEGQAAAQDAAELPWRGFYIEARLRQVIELALHNNRDLRVAALSVERARAAYQVQQAAELPGLNLSADANRSKDNGNRFSANLGLAAFELDFFGRVKNLNEAALQGFLKSEAARRSAQISLVAETANAWLTLAADLERQRLAQRTLESRQRSLELTQTRYRLGAVGGLPLAQAQSALDSARTELAGQAAQTAQDRHALELLAGAALPEALLPRPDEGLGREIALLPALPAGVPSSVLQRRPDVLAAEHALQGANADIGAARAARFPRISLSGTLGSASSELGRLFERGSWSFGPSLTLPIFDGGAGRANVRASELDRDIALAQYDKAVQSAFREVADALAVSASLTERLAAQQALYASAERQLRLAEAAYRAGGSSQLELLDAQRSLYAAESALIALRQTAQGNRITLYKVLGGGWNDA; encoded by the coding sequence ATGAGGCTCGCTTTCCGTCCCTTCGCCATCCTGCCGCTCGCGTCCTTGCTGCTGGCCGGCTGCGTCAACCTGGCGCCCGCCTACCAGCGCCCGCCGCCCGCGGTGCCCACCGAGGGGCAGGCCGCGGCGCAGGATGCCGCCGAGCTGCCCTGGCGCGGCTTCTATATCGAGGCGCGGCTGCGCCAGGTGATCGAGCTGGCGCTGCACAACAACCGCGACCTGCGCGTCGCGGCGCTGAGCGTCGAGCGCGCCCGCGCGGCCTACCAGGTGCAGCAGGCCGCCGAACTGCCGGGCCTGAACCTGTCGGCCGATGCCAACCGCAGCAAGGACAATGGCAACCGTTTCTCCGCCAACCTGGGCCTGGCGGCCTTCGAGCTGGATTTCTTCGGCCGGGTGAAGAACCTCAACGAAGCCGCGCTGCAAGGCTTCCTGAAGAGCGAGGCGGCGCGCCGCAGCGCGCAGATCAGCCTGGTGGCCGAGACCGCCAATGCCTGGCTGACCCTGGCCGCCGACCTGGAGCGCCAGCGCCTGGCGCAGCGCACCCTGGAGAGCCGCCAGCGCAGCCTGGAACTGACCCAGACCCGCTACCGCCTGGGCGCGGTCGGCGGCCTGCCGCTGGCCCAGGCGCAGAGCGCGCTGGACAGCGCGCGCACCGAGCTGGCCGGCCAGGCCGCGCAGACTGCGCAGGACCGCCATGCGCTGGAGCTGCTGGCCGGCGCGGCCCTGCCCGAGGCGCTGCTGCCGCGGCCCGACGAAGGCCTGGGCCGCGAGATCGCGCTGCTGCCGGCGCTGCCGGCCGGCGTGCCGTCGAGCGTGCTGCAGCGCCGGCCCGATGTGCTGGCGGCCGAGCATGCGCTGCAGGGCGCCAACGCCGACATCGGCGCGGCGCGCGCGGCGCGCTTCCCGCGCATCAGCTTGAGCGGCACCTTGGGCAGCGCCAGCAGCGAGCTGGGCCGGCTGTTCGAGCGCGGCAGCTGGAGCTTCGGTCCTTCGCTGACCCTGCCGATCTTCGACGGCGGCGCGGGCCGCGCCAATGTGCGTGCCAGCGAGCTGGACCGCGACATCGCGCTGGCCCAGTACGACAAGGCGGTGCAGAGCGCCTTCCGCGAGGTGGCCGATGCGCTGGCCGTCAGCGCCAGCCTGACGGAGCGCCTGGCGGCCCAGCAAGCCCTGTATGCCAGCGCCGAACGCCAGCTGCGCCTGGCCGAGGCCGCCTACCGCGCCGGCGGCAGCAGCCAGCTGGAGCTGCTGGACGCGCAGCGCTCGCTCTACGCGGCCGAATCGGCCCTGATCGCGCTGCGCCAGACCGCGCAGGGCAACCGCATCACGCTCTACAAGGTGCTGGGCGGCGGTTGGAACGATGCATGA
- a CDS encoding MacB family efflux pump subunit has protein sequence MGALLEVRGLTREFPAGEGVVAVLRDVDLTIAAGEMVAIMGPSGSGKSTLMNILGCLDKPTRGSYRVAGQETGAMDPDALARLRREHFGFIFQRYQLLGDLSALGNVEIPAIYAGAPAAARHERGRQLLARLGLAERLRHRPGQLSGGQQQRVSIARALMNGGDVILADEPTGALDQASGREVMKILEELHADGHTIILVTHDAQVAEHAQRVIEISDGRIVADRRKPEAPPPAALQRASEPKVAKLFGDVLGRVGEATRMALRAMVNHRLRTLLTMLGIIIGIASVVSVVALGEGSRQRILADISAMGTNTIDILPGSGFGDRRAGAVRTLRAGDADALAQLGYVDSVTPSVSANVGLRYRNVDVAANVTGVGEQFFRVRGYEFARGQAFDLQAVRLRAQEAVIDDNTRKSLFPNGEPALGQVILLGTVPVRIVGVTAKKSSPFGNEDALNIWIPYTTAMSRITGQDYLRSLTVRVSDSVPSQVAEQGISKLLSQRHGKQDFFLMNTDSVRQTIEQTTQTITLLISSIALISLLVGGIGVMNIMLVSVTERTQEIGVRMAVGARQSDILRQFLIEAVLVCLIGGALGVGLALSGGLLFDRFASDFRMVFSAWSILGAFGVSTLIGVAFGFLPARSAARLDPVEALARP, from the coding sequence ATGGGCGCCTTGCTGGAGGTGCGCGGTCTGACGCGCGAGTTCCCGGCCGGGGAGGGCGTCGTCGCGGTGCTGCGCGATGTGGACCTGACGATCGCGGCCGGCGAGATGGTGGCGATCATGGGCCCGTCGGGCTCGGGCAAGTCCACCCTGATGAACATCCTGGGCTGCCTGGATAAACCGACGCGCGGCAGCTACCGGGTTGCCGGCCAGGAGACCGGCGCGATGGACCCGGACGCGCTGGCGCGGCTGCGGCGCGAGCATTTCGGCTTCATCTTCCAGCGCTACCAGCTGCTGGGCGATCTGAGCGCGCTGGGCAATGTCGAGATCCCGGCCATCTATGCCGGCGCACCGGCCGCCGCGCGGCATGAGCGCGGCCGCCAGCTGCTGGCGCGGCTGGGCCTGGCGGAGCGGCTGCGGCACCGGCCCGGCCAGCTCTCGGGCGGGCAGCAGCAGCGCGTCTCGATCGCGCGCGCGCTGATGAACGGCGGCGACGTGATCCTGGCCGACGAGCCCACCGGCGCGCTGGACCAGGCCAGCGGCCGCGAGGTGATGAAGATCCTCGAGGAGCTGCATGCCGACGGCCACACCATCATCCTGGTGACGCATGACGCGCAGGTGGCCGAGCATGCGCAGCGCGTGATCGAGATCAGCGACGGCCGCATCGTCGCGGACCGGCGCAAGCCCGAGGCGCCACCGCCCGCCGCGCTGCAGCGCGCGAGCGAGCCGAAGGTCGCGAAGCTGTTCGGCGATGTGCTGGGCCGCGTCGGCGAGGCCACGCGCATGGCGCTGCGCGCGATGGTGAACCACCGGCTGCGCACCCTGCTGACGATGCTGGGCATCATCATCGGCATCGCCTCGGTGGTCTCGGTCGTCGCCCTGGGCGAGGGCTCGCGCCAGCGCATCCTGGCCGACATCAGCGCGATGGGCACCAACACGATCGACATCCTGCCCGGCAGCGGCTTCGGCGACCGCCGCGCCGGCGCGGTGCGCACCCTGCGCGCCGGCGACGCGGACGCGCTGGCCCAGCTCGGCTATGTGGACAGCGTGACGCCCTCGGTCTCGGCCAATGTCGGGCTGCGCTACCGCAATGTCGACGTGGCGGCCAATGTGACCGGGGTCGGCGAGCAGTTCTTCCGCGTGCGTGGCTACGAGTTTGCGCGCGGCCAGGCCTTCGATCTGCAGGCGGTGCGCCTGCGCGCGCAGGAGGCGGTGATCGACGACAACACGCGCAAGAGCCTGTTCCCGAACGGCGAGCCCGCGCTGGGCCAGGTGATCCTGCTGGGCACGGTGCCGGTGCGCATCGTCGGCGTGACGGCCAAGAAGAGCAGCCCCTTCGGCAACGAGGACGCGCTGAACATCTGGATCCCCTACACCACCGCGATGAGCCGCATCACCGGCCAGGACTATCTGCGCAGCCTGACCGTGCGCGTCAGCGACAGCGTGCCCAGCCAGGTGGCGGAGCAGGGCATCAGCAAGCTGCTGAGCCAGCGCCATGGCAAGCAGGATTTCTTCCTGATGAATACCGACAGCGTGCGCCAGACCATCGAGCAGACCACGCAGACCATCACCCTGCTGATCTCCTCGATCGCGTTGATCTCGCTGCTGGTGGGCGGCATCGGCGTGATGAACATCATGCTGGTCTCGGTGACGGAGCGCACGCAGGAGATCGGCGTGCGCATGGCGGTGGGCGCGCGGCAGAGCGACATCCTGCGCCAGTTCCTGATCGAGGCGGTGCTGGTCTGCCTGATCGGCGGCGCCCTGGGCGTCGGCCTGGCCCTGAGCGGCGGCCTGCTGTTCGACCGCTTCGCCAGCGATTTCCGCATGGTGTTCTCGGCCTGGTCCATCCTCGGCGCCTTTGGCGTCTCGACCCTGATCGGCGTGGCCTTCGGCTTCCTGCCGGCGCGCAGCGCGGCAAGACTTGACCCCGTGGAGGCGCTGGCGCGGCCCTGA